TGTTGGAACGAAGTTTATGAATTAATTTTGCGGACTTGCTTCCGCTCCCCTTGAGCTTTTCGATATCTGCCCAGCTCATGGAATACAACGCGGCTTCTGCGACGGAGCAGAACATGGAAACAAAAACAGCAACGCCAACGGCGAGTACGAGTTCAAGCATTTTTTTTGATCACTTTCTAAAAAACAATCCAAAAATAACAGTGTTTGAAAGGATGAATATAGCAGATGGTTCCAAGTGGTGCAACACGCAACACACTTGACTTCCACGGCGATTGAGGCGAACTGAACGGACATGAATTTGTCTGCCGACACCACACCGAAACTCGTCTTCCGTCTCGGACACATGGGAGATGTGGCGCTGACCACCGGCGTTCTTTCCCATTGGCATGAAACGAGAGGCGATACGTTCATTTTCCTGACCCGCAAAGGGAATGGCCCATTACTGGAAAACCACCCAGCCATCAAGGAAGTGGTGGAATTTTCAAACGATCAGCTCAGAACCGGACCATGGTTTACTGTGGCAGGCGAACTGTCCCGCTACTTCAAGGGACAGCCACTCATCGACCTGCACGGCACCCTGCGTTCACACATTCTTTCCATACGCTGGAACGGCCCTGTCATCCGTTATCCAAAATTCGGCCTGATCCGCAGGCTTTATGACCGCACCCGATCAGAACGATTTCGCGTGCAGCTTGAAGCCACTACGGTTCCGCAGCGTTACAGTATGGCTTTCGACAAAACACCGCCGCCAGCGCATAGCCTGACGCCGCGTATCTACCTGACAGACAGGGAGCGTGATGCCGCAATGGTCCGTCTACACGCAACAGGATTACATGCGCCGCTTGTCGGCCTGCACCCTTACGCCACACATCCGGCCAAACAGTGGCCCAAAGCCCATTGGCTGCGACTTATCGAATTGCTGAATCAAGCTGGAATGGGATGGTTCATCATTGGTCGGAACAAAGAATCTCTCATGGCCGAAAACGAACGCGACATGACCAATCAAACCAACCTTCGCGAAACCTGTGCCCTGCTGTCCAGAGCAAACCTGCTCGTAACTGGGGATTCCGGCCCCATGCATCTGGCCTGTGGTGTCAACACCCCTGTCGCCGCCATCTTCGGTCCCACGGCCCGCGCCTGGGGATTTTACCCGGCAGGCCTGAAAGACAGGGTAATAGAACAACCGCTTGAGTGCCGTCCATGCTCTCTGCACGGTGCAAAGCCGTGTCCTTCCGGATTCGACTGCATGACCGGAATCACACCGGACAGTGTCATGCAGAACGTCATAGCCATGCTTGGCTACACTCATGCGGACAAAGGGGAACCGACACAACGTGGGAAATAAAAATATTCAAGTCTTCCATTAACGAGCAGACTTAAAGTACACAGAACGCTGTGAGCGCTACCACAAGCCACGAACATTCCAGACAGTACATTTATGGCTGACAGCACTGCCCGAGCATTTTCACCTTATTCGCAGTCAACCATGGCGCTCCGCACAGGGAGTAGCTCCTCATGCACGAACACCCCAATATCGTTCGATCTCGTCTGCCTGCTCTTCAAGCAGCTCCTCCACACCAGACGGAACAAGCAGACTCAAGCACCGCCGTTCCAGCCAGCATCGACGTAGATGCTCACCCTTGATGTCCAGTCGGGGAATTCCCAACAGCCGGATTGAATGTCCTTCCGGAAACTGCCACAAACCCGGGTTTTCCTGAACGGCATTGGGCCAATGAGTATTGATGAATCCTGTCACTTCACCAGCAGCTTCCCATCGATTAACGACCACGAGGGACGCCATCTCAGGGATTTCCAACCCGCGCCGCCATTCGGGCAGTTCCAGAAATGTGGATGCACCAAGAATGAAATAAAATTCGGTTTCCGGTTGTTCAGAGCGGTAACAGGTCAACGTATCACAGGTGAAGGATGGACCGGGCCGCCGACCTTCAATAGGGTTGGTACCCAACCCGCGCACACCCCGGACAGCTCTTTCAACCATTTCAAGACGCAGCGCAAACGGCAACATGTCAGCATCGCTCTTGTGCGGTGGTTCCTTGGCAGGAACCAGATCGACACGATCAAGTTCAAGCTGTTCACGAACCTCAACAGCCATACGGACATGTCCGGTATGGACTGGATTGAAACTGCCGCCGAGAATACCGAGTTTCACTGACAATCTCCTTGATTCACGAGAGGATAAACAGGTTCTTACCAAGAAGCAAGAGCGACATTACTGCATCATGGCCCTTTCCACGGCAAAATCAATCTTCCGATTTCCAGGCAGCATGAACTCCACAACTTCTTCACCGAGAAGCACGCCCTTCTGCGTCACGCATAGCGAATATATCCCGGGCGGAACATCGTTGAAAGCATAGTGTCCGGTGACAGTGGTAAACGTCATCAGCCGATAATGGGATATCTCCCGCAGAATCGTCACTCTCGCCTCCTCAACAGGCAGGCCTCTCTCATCGACCACGACTCCGAACACCCTCCCACTCCCGGCTTGAGCCGGAAGCACGAAGAGAAAGAGACAAAGGATGAAGAAACACATTGTTCCCAACAGTCTGGTACGCATAGTTTTCCATACCCGAGTTCAAGCATTCACGCAAAAGGCCGCCCCAAACGAGACGGCCTTATCGAATTCGTTCAAAAACAACAAAACTACTCGCGAATCTGCCCTTCGCCCATCAGCACGAATTTTGCGCTCGTCAACTCCTTGATACCCATGGGACCATACGCGTGGAGCTTGGATGTCGAGATACCGATTTCGGCTCCCAACCCAAGCTGACCGCCATCGTTGAAACGGGTCGAGGCATTAGCCACGACAAGCGAGGCATCCACTTCGCGGACAAATCGCATACAATGTTCATAACTCTCGGACAAGATCGATTCGGTATGATTGGAACCATACTCAGCAATGTAGTCCATGGCCGCATCCAGATCGTCCACAACCTTCACGGCCAGAATCAGGTCAAGGAATTCGAAACCCCAATCCTCGTCAGCGGCAGGCTCGGCGAATTCGCCCAAAAGAGACAGGGATTTTTCACACGCTTTGAACTTAACCCCCTTGGGGCCGATGGCTTGTGCCACCTTGGGCAACAGGACGTCTGCCACGTCCTTGTGGACAAGCAGGCACTCCAGCGCATTACAACCACTGGGATACTGCATTTTGGCATTTTCGATGATGGGCACAGCCTTGTTGATGTCGCAGGAAGCATCCGCGAACATCTGACACACGCCTTTGTAATGCTTGAGCACCGGCATGGTAGCCTGACTGGTCACCGCACGGATGAGGCTTTCGCCGCCGCGAGGAATAACAACATCAATGTACTCTTCAAGCTTGAGCATTTCGGTCACGGCCTCGCGATCCGTGGTAGGCGGCACTTGAACCGCATCCTTGGGCAGACCGGCTTTCTCCAATGCGGTGTGCATGAGATCAGCCAAAAATTTGTTGGAATGAAACGCTTCAGACCCGCCGCGAAGAATAACAGCGTTCCCGGCCTTGAGGCAGAGAATACCGGCATCCACAGTCGCGTTGGGACGAGATTCATAAATCATGGCGACAACCCCGAGAGGAACACGCATACGCCCGACCAACATGCCGTTAGGCCGTTTGGTCATGGACTCGATCTCACCCACGGGGTCAGCCATTGCAGCCACCTCGCGGCAGCCCTGGATCATGGAGTTGAGTACCTTTTCGCTTATGGTCAAACGCTGTATGCGAGCCTTGTCCAGCCCTCGTTCAGCAGCTGCATCAAGATCTTTTTTATTGGCGATCGCTATGGCTTCCGCCCCGGATTGCAACAGGTCGGCCAAAATCAACAAAGCATCCTGCTTGGCCTTTCCGGAGGCGTTTGCCAATCCTCGGGAAGCGGCCTTGGCGCGTTTGCCCATCTCCACCATTTGTTCACGAATGTCCATATATGCTCCTTGAAATCACGTTCTGATTGACCGCCGAACAAAATTCCGCATCCGCCGGGTCTTTTTTTGCTAACCCTCACCATAGGATAAAGTCAAACCCAACAATGACACCATGCAGGACACTTTTGGACTCAGACTTCACCGTCATTTACATTTTTTGTCATTTTACGTCACAAAACACCAGCTCCAAAAGGCTATTCACCCGATTTCAGGCTGTGATTTCAAAATAGGCTTTGACCTTTTTTACAATTTTGCTTATCAAGCCCTTTGCGTTGCCGGGCCTAGCTTCCCGGCCTTCGCGCAAGCAAATTCCCTTCATGGAGGAACAAAAAAACAATGGCTGACACCAAGACCACACCACAGGACGTGCTGTCCGAAATTGAATCCCGGGCACCACAATCCATGCACCCCATCCTCGAAGCTGCCTTCAAATATCAGAAGCAGCTTATTATCGCAGTCAGCATCATCATTGGCTTAGCCGCCATCTATGCAGGCTACAATGCCTATGCAGCCAAGGCCAAGGTCTCGGCACAGAACGAGCTCGGGGCCATCCTCGTCGAAGCACCCAGCAAAGACCAGATCACCAAACTGGAAGCCCTGCTGGAGACTGTCCCCGCTTCCGTGAAGTCCGCTGTCATTTTGGAAATAGCCCAGGCCAGCATGACTCATGGCGATTACGCCAAAGCCGTCACCCACTGGGACATGCTCGTCAGTGAAACCACTGGAGACATGCAGTTTGCTGCCCGCATGGGCAAAGCAAAAGCCCTCCTTCTTGAAGGAAAAGGCGCTGACGCCCTGACTGAAATGAAAGAACTGGTCGGCATCGCTTCCGATGCTTACACCGTGCCCGTATATCGTCAGCTCGCTCTTGCTGCCGAGACCGCCGGAGACACAGCCGAAGCATTGACCGCTTACAAGAAGCTTATTGAAAAGGATGTCGCTGACAAACAGTTCATCGACTACAAGATTTCCCAGCTTGAATCCAAGTAACCGCGTATAGAGCGCATATATGGAGATGTAATATGGCAAATCCACTCTTGGGTGATACTCCAGGTGAAACCCACCTCCTGCTTGGTAACGAAGCCATTGTCCGCGGTGCCATTGAAGCCGGCATTCAGGTGGTTTCCTGCTATCCGGGTACTCCGTCATCGGAAGTGCCCGATACATTTTACCGCATATCCCCGGAAGGCAAATACTACTTCGAATACTCCGTAAACGAGAAAGTGGCCCTTGAGGTCGCCGGAGGCGCGACGCTTGCCGGAGCCATGACTCTGTGCACCATGAAGCACGTCGGGGTAAACGTCGCGGCGGACCCACTCATGACACTCTGCTACACAGGCGCTCCCGGAGGCATGGTGCTGCTTTCCGCAGATGATCCGGGCTGCCACTCCAGTCAGAATGAGCAAGACAACCGTATTTACGCACGCATCGCAGGCATGCCCATTCTTGAGCCTTCCACGGCCCAGGAAGCCAAGGATATGACCCGCGACGGGCTGCTCCTGTCCAAGAAACACGGCGCTCCACTCCTGCTTCGCACGACTACCCGCGTGAACCATCTTCGTGGTTCAGTCGAATTCGGTCCCGCTCCCGATCCGGGCAAGGCTGAAGGGTTCAAGCGTAACCCGTCCAAATTCGTTCCCATCCCGGCATTCTCCCGCCCCATGCATCTGGCCTTGTTGGATCGCATTGAAGCCCTGCGTGAAGAAGCCGAAAATTCCGTCTACAACACCGTTACCGGTTCCGGCGACTTGGGCATTGTCTGCTCAGGCATTTCCTGCGCATACGTTGCCGATGCGCTGGAGAACGCCGGTCTGACTGATAAGGTCTCTGTCCTGCAGCTCGGTTTCCCGTATCCCCTGCCCGAAAAGAAATGTCTGGACTTCCTCAAGTCCGTCAAACAAGTCCTGGTCGTCGAAGAGCTGGAACCCATGGTG
The genomic region above belongs to uncultured Pseudodesulfovibrio sp. and contains:
- a CDS encoding glycosyltransferase family 9 protein gives rise to the protein MNLSADTTPKLVFRLGHMGDVALTTGVLSHWHETRGDTFIFLTRKGNGPLLENHPAIKEVVEFSNDQLRTGPWFTVAGELSRYFKGQPLIDLHGTLRSHILSIRWNGPVIRYPKFGLIRRLYDRTRSERFRVQLEATTVPQRYSMAFDKTPPPAHSLTPRIYLTDRERDAAMVRLHATGLHAPLVGLHPYATHPAKQWPKAHWLRLIELLNQAGMGWFIIGRNKESLMAENERDMTNQTNLRETCALLSRANLLVTGDSGPMHLACGVNTPVAAIFGPTARAWGFYPAGLKDRVIEQPLECRPCSLHGAKPCPSGFDCMTGITPDSVMQNVIAMLGYTHADKGEPTQRGK
- the nadD gene encoding nicotinate (nicotinamide) nucleotide adenylyltransferase, producing the protein MKLGILGGSFNPVHTGHVRMAVEVREQLELDRVDLVPAKEPPHKSDADMLPFALRLEMVERAVRGVRGLGTNPIEGRRPGPSFTCDTLTCYRSEQPETEFYFILGASTFLELPEWRRGLEIPEMASLVVVNRWEAAGEVTGFINTHWPNAVQENPGLWQFPEGHSIRLLGIPRLDIKGEHLRRCWLERRCLSLLVPSGVEELLEEQADEIERYWGVRA
- a CDS encoding carboxypeptidase-like regulatory domain-containing protein, giving the protein MRTRLLGTMCFFILCLFLFVLPAQAGSGRVFGVVVDERGLPVEEARVTILREISHYRLMTFTTVTGHYAFNDVPPGIYSLCVTQKGVLLGEEVVEFMLPGNRKIDFAVERAMMQ
- a CDS encoding glutamate-5-semialdehyde dehydrogenase produces the protein MDIREQMVEMGKRAKAASRGLANASGKAKQDALLILADLLQSGAEAIAIANKKDLDAAAERGLDKARIQRLTISEKVLNSMIQGCREVAAMADPVGEIESMTKRPNGMLVGRMRVPLGVVAMIYESRPNATVDAGILCLKAGNAVILRGGSEAFHSNKFLADLMHTALEKAGLPKDAVQVPPTTDREAVTEMLKLEEYIDVVIPRGGESLIRAVTSQATMPVLKHYKGVCQMFADASCDINKAVPIIENAKMQYPSGCNALECLLVHKDVADVLLPKVAQAIGPKGVKFKACEKSLSLLGEFAEPAADEDWGFEFLDLILAVKVVDDLDAAMDYIAEYGSNHTESILSESYEHCMRFVREVDASLVVANASTRFNDGGQLGLGAEIGISTSKLHAYGPMGIKELTSAKFVLMGEGQIRE
- a CDS encoding transcriptional regulator, translated to MADTKTTPQDVLSEIESRAPQSMHPILEAAFKYQKQLIIAVSIIIGLAAIYAGYNAYAAKAKVSAQNELGAILVEAPSKDQITKLEALLETVPASVKSAVILEIAQASMTHGDYAKAVTHWDMLVSETTGDMQFAARMGKAKALLLEGKGADALTEMKELVGIASDAYTVPVYRQLALAAETAGDTAEALTAYKKLIEKDVADKQFIDYKISQLESK